From the Hymenobacter yonginensis genome, one window contains:
- a CDS encoding T9SS type A sorting domain-containing protein, translating to MPSKTILLAAICLLQAKYASAQSVNNVTEIITDFGGFFQSSTTAINPVKPDNSHDLLAFTLSGTRYSTGVDDALLTARGLTFVAGQYKGLPVESLGTITDPNTKVGLGASYDGVPNGASSPPPSNNIPFYLRDGRNGLNLGTGTANAPAGTLTFTISQVVPAAAADGIPDILVTQFADPSSAQDRYQFLDANGQVVGNTVAVTFTNIGVVANWTADFYEASKNPMTLTSGFTRTDRPLRLWSADLSAFGITAANASAIRGFQVLLSGSSDIAFVAYNAQAATFFNPPLPVELTAFGGEAATTQTTLTWQTAQEVNSAAFEVQASTDGRTFRTVGRVQAAGTSSQRRQYSYQHPTTQAGVRYYRLLQIDQDGTSTTSPVLALTAGRKTGQPLQVTAAPNPFGSQLVLTVAGAEAGQPTTVELLTLAGRRVHQQAFPASAGQLLTLELAQLPAGMYLARVAVAGQSAVLKVVKQ from the coding sequence ATGCCTTCGAAGACTATCCTATTAGCAGCTATCTGCCTGCTCCAAGCCAAGTACGCATCCGCGCAATCCGTCAACAACGTCACGGAAATCATCACCGACTTCGGGGGCTTTTTCCAGAGCTCTACCACCGCCATCAACCCCGTCAAGCCCGACAATTCGCATGACCTGCTGGCTTTTACGCTGAGCGGCACGCGCTACTCCACTGGCGTGGACGATGCCCTGCTGACAGCTCGGGGCCTGACATTCGTAGCCGGACAGTACAAGGGGCTGCCAGTGGAAAGCCTTGGCACCATCACTGACCCCAATACCAAGGTAGGGTTGGGCGCCAGCTACGATGGCGTGCCAAATGGCGCCAGTTCTCCCCCGCCGTCCAACAACATCCCGTTTTACCTGCGCGACGGCCGCAATGGCCTTAACCTGGGCACGGGCACGGCCAATGCCCCGGCCGGTACGCTTACCTTCACCATCTCGCAAGTGGTGCCCGCCGCCGCCGCCGACGGTATTCCGGATATTCTGGTCACCCAGTTTGCTGATCCATCCAGCGCCCAAGACCGGTATCAGTTTCTGGATGCCAACGGCCAGGTCGTGGGCAATACGGTGGCGGTGACTTTCACAAACATTGGGGTGGTAGCTAATTGGACGGCTGATTTTTATGAAGCCTCCAAAAACCCCATGACGCTAACTAGCGGGTTCACTCGCACCGACCGGCCACTACGGCTGTGGTCGGCCGATCTGAGCGCCTTTGGCATTACAGCAGCTAACGCCAGCGCAATCCGCGGCTTCCAGGTGTTGCTGAGCGGTAGCAGCGACATTGCATTTGTAGCGTACAACGCGCAGGCTGCCACGTTCTTCAACCCACCGCTGCCCGTAGAGCTGACGGCTTTTGGAGGCGAAGCCGCCACCACCCAAACCACCCTGACCTGGCAGACCGCGCAGGAAGTCAACTCAGCCGCCTTTGAGGTACAAGCCAGCACCGATGGCCGCACCTTCCGGACGGTGGGCCGCGTGCAGGCAGCCGGCACGTCCAGCCAGCGCCGCCAGTACAGCTACCAGCACCCCACCACACAGGCCGGCGTGCGCTACTACCGCCTGCTGCAGATCGACCAGGACGGCACCAGCACCACTTCGCCGGTGCTGGCCCTCACGGCCGGGCGCAAAACCGGTCAGCCGCTGCAGGTTACGGCCGCCCCGAATCCCTTCGGCAGCCAACTCGTGCTGACGGTGGCGGGCGCCGAGGCCGGGCAGCCAACCACGGTGGAGCTCTTGACGCTGGCCGGCCGCCGCGTGCATCAGCAGGCTTTCCCGGCTTCTGCCGGCCAGCTCCTCACGCTGGAGCTGGCGCAGCTGCCAGCCGGCATGTACCTGGCCCGGGTGGCAGTTGCGGGCCAGTCGGCGGTGCTGAAAGTGGTGAAGCAGTAG
- a CDS encoding DUF1028 domain-containing protein: MKRLYCALLLLAGLARPAVAQVYRTTDPLAHTYSIVARDPATGDLAVAVQSHWFSVGTSVSWAEAGVGAIATQSFTNKSFGPRGLALLRAGKTAQQALDELLSTDEGRDVRQVAIVDSKGNVATHTGAKCIDFAGHRQGTQFSVQANMMLTEKVPAAMQQAFEAGTKLPLPERMLAALDAAQAAGGDVRGRQSAALLVVRAKPGAGIWEDRLVDLRVDDAAEPLKELRRLLSLHRAYEHMNAGDLAVEKNDVPGAIREYEAAERLFPNNLEMRYWHAISLANKEQVPAALKLLAPIFRQEPNWRELTGRLPNVGLLTVSAAELKQILSLK, encoded by the coding sequence ATGAAACGACTCTACTGCGCCCTGCTGCTGCTGGCCGGCCTGGCCCGACCGGCCGTCGCCCAAGTGTACCGCACCACCGACCCGCTGGCCCACACCTACAGCATCGTGGCCCGCGACCCGGCCACCGGCGACCTGGCCGTGGCCGTGCAAAGCCACTGGTTTTCGGTGGGCACCAGCGTGAGTTGGGCCGAAGCCGGGGTAGGGGCCATTGCCACCCAGTCGTTTACCAACAAGTCGTTTGGGCCACGCGGGCTGGCGCTGCTGCGCGCCGGCAAAACCGCCCAGCAAGCCCTCGACGAGCTGCTCAGCACCGACGAAGGCCGCGACGTGCGCCAGGTGGCCATCGTGGACAGCAAAGGCAACGTGGCCACCCACACCGGCGCCAAGTGTATTGATTTTGCCGGCCACCGGCAGGGTACCCAGTTTTCGGTGCAGGCCAATATGATGCTCACCGAGAAGGTACCTGCCGCCATGCAGCAGGCGTTTGAGGCCGGCACCAAGCTGCCGCTGCCCGAGCGCATGCTGGCCGCCCTCGACGCGGCCCAGGCCGCCGGCGGCGACGTGCGCGGGCGGCAGTCGGCGGCGCTGTTGGTGGTGCGGGCCAAGCCGGGCGCGGGCATTTGGGAAGACCGCCTCGTGGACCTGCGCGTGGACGATGCCGCCGAGCCGCTCAAAGAGTTGCGCCGCCTGCTGAGTTTGCACCGCGCCTACGAGCACATGAACGCCGGCGACCTAGCCGTGGAGAAAAACGACGTGCCGGGCGCCATCCGCGAGTATGAAGCCGCCGAAAGGCTGTTTCCCAACAACCTGGAAATGCGCTACTGGCACGCCATCAGCCTGGCCAACAAAGAGCAGGTGCCGGCCGCGCTGAAGCTGCTGGCCCCCATTTTCCGGCAGGAGCCCAACTGGCGTGAGCTCACCGGCCGCCTGCCCAATGTGGGGCTGCTGACGGTGAGTGCCGCCGAACTGAAGCAGATTCTTAGCCTGAAATAA
- a CDS encoding phosphoglycerate mutase family protein, with product MSAFRPAAFRLLLWLLPLWLAGSGCTASKQTPATSASYTTVYVVRHAEKDLTPGLADPPLTPAGEQRALALRETLNKVPLDAVFSTATTRTRATAAPLAVLKNQQVVPYDAKQLPALAARIRRDYQGRTVLVVGHSNTILETVEALGAARPVPTVGDNEYDYLLEVRIPADSTRTATATARRYGVRSAGQ from the coding sequence ATGTCTGCTTTCCGCCCTGCCGCTTTTCGTTTGCTTCTCTGGCTGCTGCCGCTCTGGCTGGCTGGCAGCGGCTGTACCGCCTCGAAGCAGACGCCGGCAACCAGCGCCTCCTACACCACGGTCTATGTCGTGCGCCACGCCGAGAAAGACCTCACGCCCGGCCTCGCCGACCCACCCCTGACACCTGCCGGAGAGCAGCGGGCCCTGGCTTTGCGCGAAACGCTGAATAAGGTACCGCTGGACGCAGTATTCTCCACGGCCACCACCCGCACCCGCGCCACGGCCGCCCCGCTGGCGGTCCTGAAAAACCAGCAGGTCGTGCCCTACGACGCCAAGCAGCTGCCTGCCCTGGCCGCCCGCATCCGGCGCGACTACCAGGGGCGCACGGTGCTGGTGGTCGGCCATTCCAACACCATCCTGGAAACCGTGGAAGCCCTGGGCGCCGCCCGCCCGGTGCCCACCGTCGGCGACAACGAGTACGACTACTTGCTGGAAGTACGCATCCCGGCGGATTCCACCCGTACCGCTACGGCCACCGCCCGGCGCTACGGGGTGCGTAGCGCCGGCCAGTAA
- a CDS encoding M20/M25/M40 family metallo-hydrolase, whose product MISSFRRLTLAGLLLAAAPVAAQTAPATDSLAIRRLYDEALLRGQSYDNLRELCTKIGGRLSGSPQAEQAVQWGKREMEKMGLDRVYLQEVMVPHWVRGAKEKGRATGAKGKGVDFNVCALGGSVGTGGKLKAQIVEVHSMAELAALPADKVKGKFVFFNRPMNPVHVETGRAYGEAGDQRRSGASEAAKRGAIGALVRSLTLTHDDYPHTGTMRYDEAVAKVPAAALSTNGADQLSQLLKADPNLQFELDMSCQTLPDVKSYNVVGELKGSKYPDEIITVGGHLDSWDLAQGAHDDGTGCVQSMEVLRLLKASGLKPERTVRAVLFMNEENGVRGGEKYAELAKAANEKHLAAMESDGGGFTPRGFNIEADAATVRKVQQWQPLLRPYGSAEFNAGHAGTDIGPLKAQTKALIGFDCDSQRYFDLHHAATDTFDKVNRRELELGGASMAALVYLMSKYGL is encoded by the coding sequence ATGATTTCATCTTTCCGTCGCCTTACCCTGGCTGGCCTGCTGCTGGCCGCCGCCCCGGTAGCCGCCCAGACTGCCCCCGCCACCGACTCCCTGGCCATCCGCCGCCTCTACGACGAAGCCCTGCTGCGCGGGCAGAGCTACGACAACTTGCGTGAGCTGTGCACCAAGATCGGCGGGCGCCTCAGCGGCTCGCCACAGGCCGAGCAGGCCGTGCAGTGGGGAAAGCGCGAGATGGAAAAGATGGGCCTCGACCGGGTGTATCTGCAGGAGGTGATGGTGCCGCACTGGGTGCGGGGCGCCAAGGAAAAGGGCCGCGCCACCGGCGCCAAAGGCAAGGGCGTCGACTTCAACGTGTGCGCGCTGGGCGGCTCCGTCGGGACGGGCGGCAAGCTGAAGGCGCAGATAGTGGAGGTGCACAGCATGGCCGAGCTGGCGGCGTTACCCGCTGATAAAGTGAAAGGTAAGTTCGTGTTCTTCAACCGCCCGATGAACCCCGTGCACGTGGAAACCGGCCGGGCCTACGGCGAAGCCGGCGACCAGCGCCGCAGCGGCGCCTCCGAGGCCGCCAAGCGCGGTGCCATCGGGGCGCTGGTGCGCAGCCTCACGCTCACCCACGACGACTACCCCCACACCGGCACCATGCGCTACGACGAGGCCGTGGCCAAGGTGCCCGCCGCCGCCCTCAGCACCAATGGCGCCGACCAGCTCAGCCAGCTGCTCAAAGCCGACCCCAACCTTCAGTTTGAGCTGGACATGAGCTGCCAGACCCTGCCCGACGTGAAGAGCTACAACGTAGTCGGCGAACTGAAAGGCTCGAAGTACCCCGACGAAATCATCACCGTCGGCGGCCACCTCGATTCGTGGGATTTGGCCCAGGGCGCCCACGACGACGGCACGGGCTGCGTGCAAAGCATGGAAGTGCTGCGCCTGCTGAAGGCCTCGGGCCTGAAGCCTGAGCGCACCGTGCGGGCCGTGCTGTTTATGAACGAGGAAAACGGCGTGCGCGGCGGCGAGAAATACGCCGAGCTGGCCAAAGCCGCCAACGAAAAGCACTTGGCCGCCATGGAGTCGGATGGGGGCGGGTTCACGCCGCGCGGCTTCAACATTGAGGCCGATGCCGCCACGGTGCGCAAGGTGCAGCAGTGGCAGCCGCTGCTGCGCCCCTACGGCAGCGCCGAGTTCAACGCCGGCCACGCCGGCACCGACATCGGCCCGCTGAAAGCCCAAACCAAAGCCCTCATCGGCTTCGACTGCGACTCCCAGCGCTACTTCGACCTGCACCATGCCGCCACCGACACCTTCGACAAGGTAAACCGCCGCGAACTGGAACTGGGCGGCGCCAGCATGGCCGCGCTGGTGTACCTGATGAGTAAGTACGGGTTGTAA
- a CDS encoding 2'-5' RNA ligase family protein, whose protein sequence is MKLLYLIALVPPEPVRGQVWALKQELHQRTSSRNAIGLSPHITLVPPTRQPEPFTAEATASLHGFAATQSAFEVRLQDFGWFTNRTLFVQVAENPALRQLQAALMGWCGQHLPTIQPEARPYTPHMTLATRDLPPALVPELQQDFAGRHYQATFPVKSFELFRHDRRQWHSLATFPLPPA, encoded by the coding sequence TTGAAATTACTCTACCTGATTGCGCTGGTGCCGCCGGAGCCGGTGCGCGGGCAGGTGTGGGCCCTGAAGCAGGAGCTGCACCAGCGCACTAGCAGCCGCAACGCCATCGGTCTGTCGCCGCACATTACGCTGGTGCCGCCTACCCGGCAGCCGGAACCGTTTACTGCGGAAGCCACGGCAAGCCTGCACGGGTTTGCAGCCACGCAAAGTGCGTTTGAGGTGCGTTTGCAGGATTTCGGCTGGTTCACGAACCGTACGCTGTTTGTGCAGGTAGCGGAAAACCCGGCTCTGCGGCAATTGCAAGCGGCGCTGATGGGCTGGTGCGGCCAGCACCTGCCCACGATTCAGCCCGAGGCGCGCCCCTACACGCCCCACATGACCCTGGCCACCCGCGACCTGCCACCCGCCCTGGTACCGGAGCTGCAGCAGGATTTCGCGGGCCGCCACTACCAGGCCACTTTCCCGGTCAAGTCCTTCGAGCTCTTCCGCCACGACCGCCGCCAGTGGCACAGCCTCGCCACCTTCCCACTACCACCAGCATAA
- a CDS encoding OmpA/MotB family protein, which translates to MRISLMMLCSAGTLLLGGCNAKEIAALQQQNATLTSSRDQLQAQKTALEQEKARNEEALRSSLLNKNQQVNQLNQNLSGAEQANTALSADLRSKEQRIAEMQRILDQKDAAVKALRQKVGDALLGFNAQDLQVNVKNGKVYVSLSEQLLFKSGSTKVDPKGQEALKKLATALQGNQDVNVLVEGHTDNVPLKGVVNGAKDNWDLSVLRATEITRILTSSGLPAAQVTPSGRSEYMPVASNDTPANKAINRRTEIILTPKLDELFQILEAN; encoded by the coding sequence ATGCGTATTTCCCTGATGATGCTGTGCAGTGCCGGTACTTTGCTGCTCGGCGGCTGCAACGCCAAAGAAATTGCGGCCCTGCAGCAGCAGAATGCCACCCTCACGTCGTCGCGCGACCAGCTGCAGGCCCAGAAAACGGCTTTGGAGCAGGAAAAAGCCCGCAACGAGGAAGCCCTGCGCTCCAGCCTGCTCAATAAAAACCAGCAGGTAAACCAGCTCAACCAGAACCTGAGCGGTGCCGAGCAGGCTAACACCGCCCTTTCCGCCGACCTACGCTCCAAAGAGCAGCGCATTGCCGAAATGCAGCGTATCCTCGACCAGAAAGATGCCGCCGTGAAGGCCCTGCGCCAGAAAGTAGGCGACGCCCTGCTGGGCTTCAATGCCCAGGATCTGCAGGTGAACGTGAAAAACGGCAAGGTCTACGTGTCGCTGTCGGAGCAGCTGCTCTTTAAGTCGGGCTCGACGAAAGTGGACCCTAAAGGCCAGGAGGCCCTGAAAAAGCTGGCCACCGCCCTGCAGGGCAATCAGGACGTGAACGTGCTGGTGGAAGGCCACACCGATAACGTGCCGCTGAAAGGCGTGGTGAACGGGGCCAAGGACAACTGGGACCTGAGCGTGCTGCGCGCCACCGAAATCACGCGTATCCTGACCAGCTCCGGCTTGCCCGCCGCCCAGGTGACGCCCTCGGGCCGCAGCGAGTACATGCCCGTAGCCAGCAACGACACGCCCGCCAACAAGGCCATCAACCGCCGCACCGAAATCATCCTCACGCCCAAGCTCGACGAGCTGTTCCAGATCCTGGAGGCCAACTAG